GCCGTTCAAATCTCTGTCAATGGAAGCAAACGGATTGCCGGTCAATTGGAGCATCTCGAACAACTGTGGAAAGGAGCAATCCCATGCTTAATGAGCAAGTAAAGTCGGAATCGAGGCATGTTTCTGTCAATGCGCAGATGCAAGGACAGTCAAATAGCCGGATCGCTGAGCACGATGACGAAATCTTTGACAAATGGCACGAAGAATGCGGCGTGTTCGCGATCTTCGGCCACCCGGAAGCTGCTCATGTCACCTATTATGCGTTATACGCGTTGCAGCACCGTGGCCAGGAGAGTGCGGGAATCGCCTCGATTGACGGCGGGAAATTGTATCATCATCGCGGTATGGGTCTGATTTCGGAAGCATTTCACGGCGAAGAGCAAATTCGCAAATTAAAAGGACATGCGGCAGTTGGCCATGTACGCTATTCCACGACCGGTTCCAGTGAAATCGCCAATGCCCAGCCTTTGGTGTTCGGTTTTCGACAAGGCAATCTCGCTTTGGCGCACAACGGAAATTTGATCAACGCACAACAATTGCATGATCTTCTGGAACGCCAAGGAAGCATTTTTCAATCGACAAGCGACACGGAAGTCGTAGCGCATTTGATCGCCCGTTCCCATTATGATTCGATTGTCGAGAATATTCGGCAAAGCATGAGCATGGTGAAAGGCGCTTACGCATTTTGCATTTTGACAGATGACAAATTGGTGGCGCTGCGGGATCCGCTGGGGCTGCGGCCAATGGCTTTGGGCCGTTTGGGAGACGCGTATGTCGTAGCTTCGGAAACATGCGCATTTGACACGGTAGGCGCGGAATTCATCCGCGACATTGAACCGGGAGAAATGATCGTCATCGATGCGAACGGATTGCAATCATCATTTTTTGGCGGCAAGACGCGCAAAGCATTATGCACATTCGAATATATCTATTTTGCCCGTCCGGACAGCGATATCGACGGCTATAACGTCCATGCCATTCGCAAAAAATTCGGGAAATTACTGGCGCAGGAACATCCGGCAGATGCGGATGTGGTGATTGGCGTTCCGGATTCCAGTATTTCCGCCGCCATCGGATATGCGGAAGAAAGCGGGATTCCCTACGAAATCGGTTTAATCAAGAATAAATACATTGGTCGGACATTTATTCAACCGAGCCAGGAGTTGCGTTCTCTGGGCGTTCGGCTGAAATTGAATGCGGTGCGGGCGATCGTGGAAGGCAAACGGGTGGTCATGGTGGATGATTCGATCGTACGCGGAACGACAAGCGGCCGCCTGGTCAAATTGTTGCGGGATGCCGGAGCGGTAGAAGTGCATGTTCGCATCAGTTCCCCGCCTGTGACACATCCATGTTTTTATGGAATTGATACGTCCACAAGCGGTGAATTGATCGCAGCGACCAAAACAATTCCGGAGATTTGCGAATTTATCGGCGCGGATTCCTTGGAATTTTTACGATTGGATACACTGCTAGGCGCATTTGGCGAGTCGGCAGGCGAGAATAACTATTGCAATGCATGTTTTCATGGACAATATCCGACGGAAGTCTATGAGGATACATCGAAATACGTGTTGGAGCGCTAGGAGGACGGTCGGATGAGTGAGCTATATCGTGCAGCCGGTGTCAATATCGATGCAGGCAACGAAGCGGTAGAACGGATGAAAAAGCATGTCGCCAAAACGATGCGCAAAGAAGCGCTGCTAGGACTTGGCGGGTTTGGCGGCGCATTCGCATTGGATGTGTCCAAATATAAGGAACCGGTGTTGATTTCCGGGACAGACGGTGTCGGCACGAAGTTGAAGCTCGCATTTGCGTTGAATCAGCATGATACGATTGGCATCGATGCTGTAGCCATGTGTGTGAATGATATTGTCGTCATGGGTGCGGAACCTCTGTACTTTCTCGATTATCTGGCCATCGGGCAACTGTTGCCGGAAGTTGCCGAGCAAGTGGTGGCGGGGATCGCAACAGGCTGTGTAGACGCAGGGTGTGCCCTGATCGGTGGAGAAACGGCGGAAATGCCCGGGATGTATCAGGCAGGCGAGTATGACATTGCCGGCTTTGCTGTTGGCATTGTGGAAAAAGCAAAGATGATTACAGGTGCAAACATTCAAGCGGGAGACGTATTGATCGGGCTTGCTTCCAGCGGTGTGCATTCCAACGGTTTTTCCCTCGTAAGAAAAGTGCTTCTGGAAGACGGGAAATTGGATTTGCAGCAATCCTTTGGCGACAGTACGATTGGCGAGACATTGTTGACGCCGACGCGCATTTATGTCAAGACGATATTGGATCTATTGCAGACATTTTCCATTAAAGGCATGGCGCATATTACCGGCGGCGGATTTATTGAAAATATTCCGCGCGTATTGCCGGCTGGACTGGGTGTAACCATTGAAAAAGGATCATGGCCGATCTTGCCGATTTTTGATTTGATTCAAACAACAGGACAGATTCCAGAGTTTGATATGTATCGAACATTGAATATGGGCATCGGCATGGTGCTTGTGGTCGATGCAAAGGATGCGGAGGCAGTCCTTGACCGGGCCCGGGCGCTCGGGGAAGCGGCGTACCGGATCGGCGCGGTGGCCACACAAGAAGGAGTGTCTCTGACGTCCAAAGGAGGAGCAAAGTAATGCAGCGGATCGCTGTTTTTGCTTCAGGCACCGGCTCGAATTTTCAATGCTTGCTGGATGCAGAGGCCAGCGGAATGTTTCGGGGGTCAAAGGCGTATGGCAAGATCGCTTTGCTCGTGACAGACAAACCTGCTTGCGGCGCAGTTGCGAAGGCGCAGGCAGCCAGTATTCCGGTGGCGGCATTTTCTCCGCAATCATTTCCGGCCAAAGCGGAGTATGAGCAGGCAATTTTGCAAGTGTTAAAGGAAAAACAGATCGACTGGATCGTCTTGGCTGGTTACATGCGACTGATCGGGTCGGATATTTTACAGGCGTACTCCCAGCGGATGATCAATTTGCATCCGTCCTTGCTGCCGGCATTTTCCGGCAAAGACGCAATCGGCCAAGCGTTTCAGGCTGGTGTAAAAGTGACGGGTGTTACGGTGCATTTTGTCGATGAGGGAATGGACACAGGCCCGATCCTTGCACAACAGCCCGTGACTGTTTTGCAAGAGGATACGCTGGAATCGCTGACGGCAAGGATTCATGGGGTGGAGCATGAATTGTTGCCGAAAGTGGTTGCTTCCATACTGCAATATCGTGTCGTCATTGAAGGGCGAAAAGTATATCTGAGAAAGGATGAATCGATTGGCTAAGAAACGTGCGCTTATTAGTGTGTCTGACAAAACAGGGATTGTGGAATTGTCCAATGCGTTTGCAAAGCATGGAATTGAGATCATTTCTACCGGGGGCACCGCAAAGCTGTTGGCGCAAGCGGGTATTCCGGTCATTGGAATTTCCGACGTCACCGGATTTCCCGAGATTATGGATGGCCGCGTCAAAACGCTGCACCCGAATATCCATTCCGGTCTTTTGGCTGTGCGGTCCAATCCGAGCCACATGGAACAACTGGAAAAGTTGAACATTGGAACGATTGATTATGTCGTGGTAAATTTGTATCCGTTCAAACAAACGATCAGCAAGCCGGATGTAAGCCTGGAAGAAGCGATTGAAAACATCGACATCGGCGGACCGAGCATGCTGCGGGCGGCGGCCAAGAATTACAGCGGTGTCGTCGTGCTGGTGGATGCCAATGACTACAGTTGGGTGATTGAACACCTCGATGCAAATCAACCGATCCGCGAAGAAGAACGGTTCCGTTTGGCGGCCAAAGTTTTCCGTCATACGGCTGCGTATGATGCACTGATCGCAGACTATCTGACAGAGCAAACAGGTGAAGAGTATCCGGAATCGATCACGCTTACATATGAAAAAGCACAAGATTTGCGCTATGGGGAAAATCCTCACCAAGGAGCCGCTTTTTACCGCGAGCCGCTGACGACACATTCGTCCATTGCATATGCCAAACAATTGCATGGCAAAGAATTGTCTTACAACAACATCAATGACGCAAACGCCGCGTTGTCGATTCTTTCCGAGTTTGCGGAACCGGCCGCAGTTGCCGTCAAGCATACCAATCCTTGCGGCGTCGGCATTGCAGATTCGATTTCTGCCGCCTTTAAAAAAGCGTACGAGGCAGATCCTGTATCTATTTTTGGCGGTATTGTGGCGCTCAATCGCACAGTCGACGGTGCGACGGCACAAGCGCTGTCGGAGATTTTCCTGGAAATCATTCTTGCTCCAGGCTATGACCCGGACGCCTTCGAAATCTTGGCGAAGAAAAAGAACATTCGCATCATGACAGTGGATCTCCGGTCTACTGAACAAGTGCTGGCAGGCAAGGCCTGGCGGGACAAGACGACACTGAAAGTGCAAGGCGGACTTTTGATCCAAGACCGGGATGTTCATTCCTTAAAGCGTGAAGATGTGCAAGTCGTTACAGACCGGCAGCCGACAGAAGAAGAATGGAAACAGATGCTCTTCGGCTGGAATGTTGTCAAGCATGTGAAGTCAAATGCGATCGTTTTGGTTCGCGAAGATCGGACAGTTGGCATTGGCGCCGGTCAAATGAATCGGGTAGGCGCAGCGGAGATTGCGATCCGTCAAGCGGGTGAGCTGGCGAACGGTGCAATTTTGGCCTCGGATGCGTTTTTTCCGATGCGGGATACGGTGGATTTGGCAGCAAAGCATGGCATCACGGCGATGATTCAACCAGGCGGCTCGGTACGGGATCAAGAGTCCATCGATGCGGCAAATGCAGCCGGTATTGCCATGGTCTTTACAGGTGTGCGGCATTTTAAACATTAAGTTCGTGTTCAAAAAGTGGTTAAGTAAGACACTGTGGAGTTTTGACTACTTTTTGAATATCCTCATTAAGAGTTTGGCGAAAAAGGAGTCCGGCATATGAAGATTTTAGTAGTGGGTTCCGGCGGCAGGGAACATGCGCTGGTCTGGAAATTGGCGCAAAGCCCGCACCAACCGGCGATTTACTGTGCACCGGGCAATCCGGGTATTGCTGCTTTGGCAACTTGTGTGCCGATACAAGCAGATGACGTTGAACAGTTAGCGAAGTTTGCCAAGGAAGAGAGAATCGATTTGACAGTTGTCGGACCGGAAGTCGCACTGGCAAAGGGAATTGTGGATCTGTTCGAACAGCAGGACTTATTGATATTTGGGCCGAGAAAAGCAGGGGCACAAATCGAATCTTCCAAATCCTGGGCGAAACAATTGATGCTGGATGCCGGTGTGCCGACTGCCGCATATCGGGTTTTTACGGATTTGGCACAAGCACGGGATTTTATCCTGAAAGAGACGCCGCCTGTCGTGTTGAAAGCAGATGGATTGGCTGCCGGCAAAGGTGTCGTCGTGGCACAAAGTACGGAAGAGGCGCTCTCCGCATTGGATGACATGATGGCAAATCAAGTGTTTGGACAAGCAGGTGCACAGGTAGTTGTCGAACAATATTTGACTGGCCCGGAGGCAACTCTTTTGGCATTTGTCGATGGTACTGACTATGTGCTGATGGTGCCGGCACAAGATCATAAACCGGTGTTTGATGACAACAAAGGTCCGAATACAGGCGGCATGGGGACATATTCCCCTGTTCCCGACATGACAGATGATGTCATAAAGCAAGTGGAAACAACGATTGTTCAGCCGATATTGCAGGAGTTGAAGCAGCGGGGAATTCACTATAAAGGTGTGCTTTATACAGGACTGATGTTGACGGCAGATGGACCCTATGTGATTGAATTCAATGCGCGCTTTGGCGATCCGGAGACACAAGTGGTCTTGCCGCGGTTGAAAACGGATCTGGTCGATATATGTCTCTCAATCGCACAATCGCCGTATGAGGATCAGGATGTGGATCAGGATCAGAACACAGTTCAGGATCAAGAGAAAGGGACCGGTAATCCAAAGACGCCGCGATTATCAGAACTGAAGATTGAGTGGTTCGATAACGCCGCCGTGTGTGTTGTGATAACGGCGGCAGGATATCCGGGCAATTATAAAAAAGGCGACATGATCGCGGGACTGGCTGCCGTTGAAACTGCCAGGACTGTTGTGTTTCATGCTGGAACTGCATGGCAGGACGGAGCAATTGTCACAAATGGCGGTCGTGTGCTCGGAGTCACCGGTTTCGGGGAAACATTACAGCAAGCCCGCGAACAGGCATATGCTGCAGTTCATTCCATTGAGTTTGCAGGCATGCATTACCGGACAGACATAGGCAAAAAAGCGATGGAACGGTCTAAATAAAACACAGCGAGGTAAAACCCTTGTTCCTGGAAGAAATTCGTATGACTCCAGACAAGGGTTATTTTTGTAAAAATGAGGAGGACCAACAAACAATGAATCGTCGTTTTCCGGCAATGATGTTAGTACTCCTCGGCGGAACAAGCTATGGATTTGTTTCAATGACTATAAAATTGTCCTATGCGCACCATTTTCAGCCGGAAGAAATGACAGATGCCCAATTTCTTATATCAGTGCTGATCTTATCGATCCTGGCAATGCTTCGGCGGGAATCGTTTTTTCGCATAAATAAAAGGGATTTTCTCCTGCTTATCCTCTTAGGGTTCATTTCTGCCGGCACAAGCGTGTTTTATTATATAAGCTTGCGATATTTGCCGGCATCGATCGCGATCGTATTGCTGTTCCAATTTTCCTGGATTGTCATGTTGTTCGACTATTTGGTGCACCGCAAAAAACCGGCGAAAGAAAAATGGTTGGCGCTTGTCTGTATTGTTCTCGGTACATTGTTGGCTGTCGATATTTTTCATGCGGATCTGCACGACATTTCATTTGTGGGTATCCTCCTTGGGTTTTTATCGGGATTCCTATATGCCGCGTTTTTATTTGGAACTTCTTATCTCAAAACACAGGCAGTCCCTTTTGCAAGCAGTGCGGTGATCAATTTCGTGGCGGCGAGTATTGTCTGCAGTATCTATCCTCCTGTATTTTTGTGGCAGGGAGCACTGGCTGCAGGTCTTTGGAAGTGGGCATTGTTTGTCGGCTTATTAAGCCAGACAATACCGCCGTTGTGTTTCACTCTCGGCACTCCTGTGATTGGCGGGAGTGTTGCAGGCGTACTTGGTTCGATCGAATTGCCGGTCGCAGTTATAAGTTCGTACTTTTTCTTAGGGGAATCTGTCAATGTCATTCAGTGGCTTGGAGTTACGAGTATAGTATTGGGAATCGTCATATCCGAATACAGACAGTTTTTAAAGTTTAGAAAGACACGGCAAGCGTTTCATTGACTGTTTGATGGAATGGCGGGATATTTCAAAAATGTTTTTGAAAATAATATTCGAAAATACTATTGCTATTTGTTTTCAGGATATGATATACTAAAAAACGTCTCAAGAGCCATTAGCTCAGTTGGTAGAGCACCTGACTTTTAATCAGGGTGTCGCTGGTTCGAGTCCAGCATGGCTCATCCTATTGACGTTTTAAAATGTATGATATATATTGCAAGTTGTAGAGTCCTATGTATATCCTGTGCGGAAATAGCTCAGTGGTAGAGCATCGCCTTGCCAAGGCGAGGGCCGCGGGTTCGAGTCCCGTTTTCCGCTCCATAGGGGCCCATAGCTCAGTTGGTCAGAGCGGCCGGCTCATAACCGGTTGGTCCTAGGTTCGAGTCCTAGTGGGCCCATCATATGATAAAACCTCTTTCGAATCTTGTAATGAGATTTGGAAAGAGGTTTTTTATTGTGTATGTCTAACCGATTAAGAATTCCGTTGTTCTTGGCGTTTTAAAAATTGGGCAATGGCTTCCAAGATCGCTGTCTGCGATGCCTGCTGTTCATATATTTCTTTGATTTCCTTGGCTAAATGAATATAAGGCGTCGAGTCTTCTTTTAAAACAAAATTTTTAAGTTCGTTGGAAAGCTGTTCAAACGAAATATAGCTTGGCAAGTCGTTTGCATCCTGTGATTGCTCATCATCAAAAAAATACTGCACAGAAACGCCGAGGGCATTTGCTAGTTTTTGCATAATCGTCATGGACGGTTTTGTCCGTTCTCCCCGTTCCAATGAAGAAATATGGCTGATTGAGCATCCGGAACGCTTGGATAAATCGGCTATTGTCCATCCGTGATTCAGCCGTAATTCTTTAAGCTTTAACCCAAGTGGAGTACTCACTGTGCTACCTCCAAAAATTCCAGAATGATGTAAGAGGATTATGAATCGTTTGGAATACAAGCATCTGTTAGCTTCTATTATATCGATGTTACACAAATGTGTAAACTGGAGGTTTCCAATTTTAAGATGAACAGTTAGAAAATTGAAGATAAAAGAATGTAGATTGCTTAAATTAACGTATAGCAAACATGAAGTTTTTTGCCAAACTGCGTAAAATATACTCAAATGAGTAATTATGATTTACAACTGTGTAATTTCGACACCGGATGTCCAAAAGAGTATATGGCAGGTGAGGTAAAGCTATGAATCGGGAACGTTTGGCTGGACGGATTCGCCAGAGACGGCAACAATTGGGGTTATCTGTGAAGGAATTAGCGAAGCGGGCGGGTGTTTCAGCAAGTTATATTTATGCGATAGAAGCGGGGATGCGGGGGTCCAGTATTGAGAAATTATCTGCGATTGCAAAGGAGTTGAATATTCCGATTCAAACATTATTGGAATAATCCTGACAAATCGATACCATTCCTTTTAGGTGTTCCGTTCAGGAAGTTGATTTGCAGCAAGAAGGAAACCCCTCATGAATGTCGAAAATTTTTTATACAACTCTAAAGAAGTAGAGTTGTAAAGCTTTAATGAAAAAAAGTATGATACAAGCATGGGGGTAATCGACATGCAATTGGATAAACTTCGGG
Above is a window of Fodinisporobacter ferrooxydans DNA encoding:
- the purF gene encoding amidophosphoribosyltransferase; this translates as MQGQSNSRIAEHDDEIFDKWHEECGVFAIFGHPEAAHVTYYALYALQHRGQESAGIASIDGGKLYHHRGMGLISEAFHGEEQIRKLKGHAAVGHVRYSTTGSSEIANAQPLVFGFRQGNLALAHNGNLINAQQLHDLLERQGSIFQSTSDTEVVAHLIARSHYDSIVENIRQSMSMVKGAYAFCILTDDKLVALRDPLGLRPMALGRLGDAYVVASETCAFDTVGAEFIRDIEPGEMIVIDANGLQSSFFGGKTRKALCTFEYIYFARPDSDIDGYNVHAIRKKFGKLLAQEHPADADVVIGVPDSSISAAIGYAEESGIPYEIGLIKNKYIGRTFIQPSQELRSLGVRLKLNAVRAIVEGKRVVMVDDSIVRGTTSGRLVKLLRDAGAVEVHVRISSPPVTHPCFYGIDTSTSGELIAATKTIPEICEFIGADSLEFLRLDTLLGAFGESAGENNYCNACFHGQYPTEVYEDTSKYVLER
- the purM gene encoding phosphoribosylformylglycinamidine cyclo-ligase, with protein sequence MSELYRAAGVNIDAGNEAVERMKKHVAKTMRKEALLGLGGFGGAFALDVSKYKEPVLISGTDGVGTKLKLAFALNQHDTIGIDAVAMCVNDIVVMGAEPLYFLDYLAIGQLLPEVAEQVVAGIATGCVDAGCALIGGETAEMPGMYQAGEYDIAGFAVGIVEKAKMITGANIQAGDVLIGLASSGVHSNGFSLVRKVLLEDGKLDLQQSFGDSTIGETLLTPTRIYVKTILDLLQTFSIKGMAHITGGGFIENIPRVLPAGLGVTIEKGSWPILPIFDLIQTTGQIPEFDMYRTLNMGIGMVLVVDAKDAEAVLDRARALGEAAYRIGAVATQEGVSLTSKGGAK
- the purN gene encoding phosphoribosylglycinamide formyltransferase, which gives rise to MQRIAVFASGTGSNFQCLLDAEASGMFRGSKAYGKIALLVTDKPACGAVAKAQAASIPVAAFSPQSFPAKAEYEQAILQVLKEKQIDWIVLAGYMRLIGSDILQAYSQRMINLHPSLLPAFSGKDAIGQAFQAGVKVTGVTVHFVDEGMDTGPILAQQPVTVLQEDTLESLTARIHGVEHELLPKVVASILQYRVVIEGRKVYLRKDESIG
- the purH gene encoding bifunctional phosphoribosylaminoimidazolecarboxamide formyltransferase/IMP cyclohydrolase, producing MAKKRALISVSDKTGIVELSNAFAKHGIEIISTGGTAKLLAQAGIPVIGISDVTGFPEIMDGRVKTLHPNIHSGLLAVRSNPSHMEQLEKLNIGTIDYVVVNLYPFKQTISKPDVSLEEAIENIDIGGPSMLRAAAKNYSGVVVLVDANDYSWVIEHLDANQPIREEERFRLAAKVFRHTAAYDALIADYLTEQTGEEYPESITLTYEKAQDLRYGENPHQGAAFYREPLTTHSSIAYAKQLHGKELSYNNINDANAALSILSEFAEPAAVAVKHTNPCGVGIADSISAAFKKAYEADPVSIFGGIVALNRTVDGATAQALSEIFLEIILAPGYDPDAFEILAKKKNIRIMTVDLRSTEQVLAGKAWRDKTTLKVQGGLLIQDRDVHSLKREDVQVVTDRQPTEEEWKQMLFGWNVVKHVKSNAIVLVREDRTVGIGAGQMNRVGAAEIAIRQAGELANGAILASDAFFPMRDTVDLAAKHGITAMIQPGGSVRDQESIDAANAAGIAMVFTGVRHFKH
- the purD gene encoding phosphoribosylamine--glycine ligase — translated: MKILVVGSGGREHALVWKLAQSPHQPAIYCAPGNPGIAALATCVPIQADDVEQLAKFAKEERIDLTVVGPEVALAKGIVDLFEQQDLLIFGPRKAGAQIESSKSWAKQLMLDAGVPTAAYRVFTDLAQARDFILKETPPVVLKADGLAAGKGVVVAQSTEEALSALDDMMANQVFGQAGAQVVVEQYLTGPEATLLAFVDGTDYVLMVPAQDHKPVFDDNKGPNTGGMGTYSPVPDMTDDVIKQVETTIVQPILQELKQRGIHYKGVLYTGLMLTADGPYVIEFNARFGDPETQVVLPRLKTDLVDICLSIAQSPYEDQDVDQDQNTVQDQEKGTGNPKTPRLSELKIEWFDNAAVCVVITAAGYPGNYKKGDMIAGLAAVETARTVVFHAGTAWQDGAIVTNGGRVLGVTGFGETLQQAREQAYAAVHSIEFAGMHYRTDIGKKAMERSK
- a CDS encoding EamA family transporter — protein: MNRRFPAMMLVLLGGTSYGFVSMTIKLSYAHHFQPEEMTDAQFLISVLILSILAMLRRESFFRINKRDFLLLILLGFISAGTSVFYYISLRYLPASIAIVLLFQFSWIVMLFDYLVHRKKPAKEKWLALVCIVLGTLLAVDIFHADLHDISFVGILLGFLSGFLYAAFLFGTSYLKTQAVPFASSAVINFVAASIVCSIYPPVFLWQGALAAGLWKWALFVGLLSQTIPPLCFTLGTPVIGGSVAGVLGSIELPVAVISSYFFLGESVNVIQWLGVTSIVLGIVISEYRQFLKFRKTRQAFH
- a CDS encoding helix-turn-helix domain-containing protein, which translates into the protein MSTPLGLKLKELRLNHGWTIADLSKRSGCSISHISSLERGERTKPSMTIMQKLANALGVSVQYFFDDEQSQDANDLPSYISFEQLSNELKNFVLKEDSTPYIHLAKEIKEIYEQQASQTAILEAIAQFLKRQEQRNS
- a CDS encoding helix-turn-helix domain-containing protein — protein: MNRERLAGRIRQRRQQLGLSVKELAKRAGVSASYIYAIEAGMRGSSIEKLSAIAKELNIPIQTLLE